The genomic stretch GGTTTGTCATCTCTATGGTACAGCAGAAAAGCCCTTGCTGCTGCCTTAGTATGCTCTGGGGAACCAGTGCCCTGGAGGCAGCACAggatttctaaggcctcatgcatgcaACCGTGCCattgtttctccccccccccccccacattttatgccataatacatggtggcattagaaagtacaacttgtcctgcataaAATCTGCAGGACCATGTACATTATAGAATCTGTGCAGGCAGGATCCAAAGTGTGCAGAATTAAGTCGAACCCCTTTAGCCTttatgaggaactgaaaaaaaaaaaaacacacacaaaagtaACACGAATAATAGTGTAAAACGCCAGTAATTTATTGCTGTATGTAAATCGCAAATCTTAAATTGTTTTATTTAAAACATTAACATTCTCTTCATATCCCCGAATGCCACGTATAGAACGCTCTAGAATAAAGCATCTGTTCTATGGTACTGACCTAGAACAACAGAGCAGGCGCCTACCGCACAGGAGTGGGCGAGACAGAAACCATACACATAGTAAGAGTGCACGTGCCGTAACTTTTTATTAAACACAATTTGGCTGGAAATTCATTTCTGCTAAAATAATTTACATCTCCGAGTAAGAGGTTGACGTCTCCCCGTGTGTCTTCTCTATCTTCGATAACCTCATTTCTTCTCCATAACTAGATTTCTCTGTAtttacagacctcctatataagTACACACTAGTATGAGATTAATGATGGTTTGCATCTTGGAACACATTCTTGTGGCTAAATAAATACAAGAAGCCGGATGGATCCACGTTATGAGGATTCAGCCACTGCTGCTTCTGTGCTGCTGACGATAACTTTCTGTGTGGCAGGAAGGTCCGCGCTGCCCGTGTCCTCCACTGTAGATGTGCCATTTTCCACTGAGGGTGCAGGGATCTGGTCCAGCAGTGAAGGAATTGGGTTGCTTGCCAGAGGAAATGTGGGGAACTGATGATTCACTGTAAGGGGAGGGAGTCCTGCCAGGTTTAGCGTTGGTAAAGGACCAATTGGTGGCAAGGCTGACACTGCAATGAAGAGCATTTTAATAGAAGAATTCGAGAAATTGCATCCAAATCTAAAATCAGAAATACCACTGATAATCTATATTTTAGAAAATGAATATGGGTATTGTATATTTACATGGAGTGGCTTTTATAtagcaaagtggtcactgaaacaGGAATACACAACATGGAGAGGTTGATACGATTAGGTCTGTTTGGATCCCCAGGTCCCAGTTTAAATGATCCAGTCAGTCATTCTCAAACTAAATTTAGTCTTGGTTAATAAGGCTGCTGGTCCCTCTCGACATACAGGAAATGCCTGCTccaccaatcactggctgaggcgaGCCACCTGtggggccagtgattggctgggcaGGCATTTCATTGGGGAAATTAGTTCATTCTGATGCGATTAGAAATACAGATCTAGTCTATTAGACAGAGGCTTCACTAGCTCCTTGAATAAGTAACAGtcgtgtttaaaggggtttacaatttttttatttttttttaaactgatgaacaatcctctgaatagatcttaagtatctgatctgtggggtggAGGGTGGTGGGGTCGACAtcagggacccccgctgatcagctgtttgagaaggcacaccgttgcttgcagtagcgccacagccttctctcagccCACTAAGCACAGGACCGTCCATTCTATAGCAGCGGTGCTTGGTACCACAAAACTTAGCTTCAATGAGCTgcaccgatgaacgtgacatcacatggccttggGAAAGCTGAGAGATGAGCCGCGGCTCTACTGCGAGCACAggttccagaggatagatcatcaaaaaatttaaaataagacTGCCAAAGCAGCCGATTTCTTGCTGAGGGATTAGATCAGAGATCAGtaacctccagctgttctgaaactacaactttcAGTTTTAAGAACTTCATTCTTGCATGTTGAACATACCATTGTGTGTCAAGTCCGGGAAGCCGGGTCTGGGAATTAGGCTGGGTGCAGGTATGTTAAGATTGGGTAAATTCTGTAATGTGGGGAGCCCAGTGGATAATGGCATGAGACCTAAAGAAAGAGTAAGGATAAGTCAGTCATGTACAGTGCATAGCTGGTTTAATTATCCAACATATGTCATCAAGGTATGCTTTAACTTTGTGTCAGTAACACAGCCGAAGCTCCTGGATGTTAAATTCATTAAAATTTATCAACCATCGTCAATACATCATTCTTGCAggataaaggctcatgcacaggcCCATTGGCTGTTTTGCATTCAGCAaattacagatccgcaaaacatggataccggtcgtgtgcattccgtatttttgcagaatggaaaggCCGGACCCTAACAGAACACTCCTATCCTTGTCCaaaatacggacaagaataagacattttCTATAATTTTGCGGACgtcacacagagtgctgtccgcatctttaacGACCCCactgaagttaatgggtctgcatccaacccTCAAAAACATGCGGAACCAAAAACACAGTCATGTGCATTAGCCCTAAAGCTAAATTTTAAGCATAGCCAAATACTGCAGTTCActgctggaccccattgactataatgggatccagccagacacaaaatggtgcaatgggCTCCAGTGGTAAACAGCAGTATCCAGCTACACCGAATacagtgaactccagcaggctgtttttgGCAGAGGATCAggtaaacacagatgtgaaactagccttacagacAGGAAAGATCTGCCCATAAAAAATAGTAAGTGGCTCAATTTTGTTGTTCTGGCATACAAAAGTcgctaattttatttttattttttagaaagtgCCAAATTTTAAAAACCTTCTCAACAATTTGTGAGGACAATGGGAGGAGAGTCCCTCCCTTGGGTCAACAAATTTACTGTAAATTACACTAATAACTGGAGTACATTATAGCTCACATCTAAAACAGCACATAGGTAGCGTAGATTTGATTTTCTAACACATGCCAGAAGATAAACCACATTTAATAAGAGGCTTGcacttcttaataaatttggcgctTTTTAGTCCAGAGTTTCATATGGCAGTTCTTATTAGGACTGCCATATGAAACACCAATCttaaaaaggggttgtcaaagTTAAAAACTTCCTTATACTAATCTAATGTAGTgttggtaaaataataaaaaaacttacCTCACCTTCTACAGCACCCACTTCATCCAGCACTGCTGCCTCTTCCATAAGCTGCAGCCATTGACGTACTGTtgcggctgcagtggtgacatcccCTATACAGCTGCAGCTAATAGCTGGCCTCATCAGTTGGCTGCCTGAGACCACTGCATGACCGGCTGCATCGGTATATAGGACCTTAGTGTTGCAGCCACAACAGTATGTCAATGGCTGCAGCTCGGGGAAGAAcaagtagcagcagtgctaaattgGAGGGGCTTGTGAAGGCGAGTTATTTTATTAGTTTACCAGCTCCACATCAGATTAGTATAATAACACTTAAGTCTGACCTACCCCTTAACCATGAAGCTGAACATCTACTGGTATAAAGTAGTGATTGAATTTACCTGGTAGTGAAACAGCTGGATTTAGAGGAACAGTGGTGAGGGTGTGGTTGATTTGTGGCGTTAATACAGGTACTGTTGGTAAACCTgcgaaagagaaaaaataaaggaagtaaaaaaataaattaaaaacaataCGTATTTCTGCATCAGTGTATCCGTAATGATCCAGGCTTCAGGTTATCAGATTCCACAAAACATAGTGAGTCAGCTTAAAACTACACTAGGCAGAGGATGCAGCCAGGTATCACAGTGGTGCACGCTCATATACTATAGCTGGAGTCCCAGGttggcacggtcatgtgcatctGGGTAAAAATGCAGTTGGTGTCCTGCAGCACCGCGATGGTGCTCAGCGTACAGAGATACACAAGCATTTGTGCTGTATGATAAATCTTGCTAGACATTTTTGACACTTTTCTCCTCCTTATTGCCGCCTGTTTGGCATGTGCTAGTGAGGTGCACTAACTGACTTAACCTCATAAATCAGGTGAAAGGCATGTACACCAGTTTTTCACCACAAACTGGGCCAGATTTCTAGTGCACTTAGCCAGTAAATATCTGCCGATGTATACCTGAGTTAAGAGCACTGGTGACAGCAGGAGAGTTAGCATTAAGTGACAGCCCGGACAGACTTCCTTCAATTCCTGTGGTTGCAACAGGCAATGTTGGGGGGGAATTTACAGATGACAGCTGGACCTAGAATAAAAGAAATGATGAAGCTGAGATATACATTGGCCTCTCTTAGCATTCACCATACAATAGGCTACATACAGAGGTGAAACAATCCACTATTATAATGTCACTTACAATCTTTCCTCCCATAGTGAAAGGGTTCATACAGAGGGGACAGTAAGGGCATGCAGACATTTCAGAGGGTGATCCAAGCTCTGAAACAGCAGAGAGCTGCCAGCAATGCTGGTTCACACGGTTGCCTGTTCAATTAAGTGACCACAGGCGGCAACTCCGATGACCTCATCTGATAACTGAGGGAAAGATCATCAGGGGAAAATTCTGGGAAGGGACTTCCAGGTGGGACAAATCCTTTAATTTATTAACTGATTTCttaccccaaaaatatttttgcttCAAATTTCAAACCAGCCATAAATCTGGCATATGTTGACTGCATCATACAATTAAAGACACAATGGCGTGACAGTGACTTTGTATAGAACATCCAGGCCCTGACATCTCCAGTCTGAACCAATGACTCGGAAGAGGAGCCATGGGAGAAATAGGAGAGGTATTTTATTTGCCCCATCAATGTTTTATTTAAAGCTCAGAGAGCCAAGAAAGTGCTCCAGTCCTCTAGTAGCACAGCCTTGTACGGCTTTCATATACAGAGACCTTAGTTTGACTCTCTAAGTTACATGGAGTTAGGGACTGTGAGCATGGATAGCTCGTCTGTATGGCTCTACATAACAGGTTAAATGGACAGTGCTGGAAAAACTGTACCACGGTAAGACATACAAACCTCTGTAAAGCCGTCTTTTAAAGGACTCACCGGGGCCCCCGGTGACTGTCCTGGCAGAGAGATTTTCTTTCCTTCTTCAAATGGTCGAGTAGGTATCCGGTGAAGGTAACCATAACCTATTCCACATCCTAAGCTGTAGAAGAAGGAAGAAAAATTCAGCTGACCAACGAAGCAAAACTGATGAATAAAGAAAAAAGTAATGTAGACACAGGACAAGTGAAACTGCAACCATCATTTGAAAAGAATTGTCCAGGATTTTATAAGtggtggcctatccttaggacatcaatatctgattggcgtgGGTCCAACACTCCACACCCCTGATGATCAGCGGCTCTGCAGTAGCTCCTGCATCGGAACTACACAACTCTGTCCACTGAGCAATGAATGGAGCTGGTACCTgctgcgctgcagtaaccagtgcCGTCCACTACACACTGGATGAAGCTGTATTGTTCCAGTTCTGGGGCTACTGTGATCATTGGGGGAGTgagggactgatggcactgggggagtggagctgaaggcactaggggagtggagctgaaggcacgggggggggggggggctgatggcaaaCAGTctattaatccattttttcttattagtacTCGATTattcgtaaaaataaaaaatcggtagaatactcgattgctAAAATAAATCGTTTGCTACAGCCCTAGACACGAgtgccagggagcaggtaagtataatgtatacgaggggcctgggcattgggaGGATTTTTTAGactttagataacccctttaatgtaacatAATATTACAGGAAGTATATTACAATATAATACATAACAATATATGATGTTATGGGAGCAACAAACTGCTGAAGCATCATCAGACTCTCTTACCTGCCCTCTCCACCCCAGGCCGAGTTTGGGGTGATGACCACCTCTCTACAGTTGTCGGTGTCCGTGTTATACACATACAGTTTTAAAGGCTTTCCTTCATGGGTCTCAATGAGAGAGAACAGATCTTCTGACTGAAAGGCACAAATCTTACATTCAGAAAGACACATACAGACTCCCAGGCACATCAGTCTGACTTTACTGAATACTTTGAAGAGTATAGTCACAGTGTGTTTATCCATGTGTAGAACCACGCTTATAGCAAATGCCTTATTCCCGTTTGTACTAGGACACTTTAGCAGCCGATTTTTCATACAGACCTTGCAGGAAAAGTAAACCTAAGGTCTTCGCTATGCTTGATGTGTAGAAGAACAAAATTTACTGTCTTTGTGAGCAGCTGCTTCCTCTCATATTTCCATAATCATGTATATGGAGTTATAGGGGTTcactgggcttttactattgatgacctatcctcaggatagttcatcaatatcctaTCGGCGGGGGCCTGACACCCGGCACCTccgcagatcagctgtatgaggagacgccgcgagcacgtgccgtctcccgtctctcttcctgctcaccgctgctttgccatagacagcaacggtgagcaggaagagatacaggagacggcacatgcacactgcacGCACCGTCTcagagtgtcagacccccgctgatctgatattgatgacctattctgaggataggtcatcaatattaaaagcccggagaacccctttagtaaTGGCAGATCTTTTCAGATTTCCCTAGTGGTCCTTTATctattacatcatgtggacgcaTATATCATCCACTTGTACCACAATGTGCACACACGACAAGCCATATTACCTCATTCATTACAGTGTCTGCTCCAATTATGTAGTCTGTGTGGGGTCTCAAACCAGCTAATGCCGCAGGAGAATTTGGCTCTACTTCCTAGAAAAagcaagcaaaaaataaatatataaatcttCTGTGAAGGAAGCTGATGCACGCAGTTACCAAAGACCTTACGAATCGCATCCAGTAATTTACACAGAAATCTTGAAGATATAAACACGTATCTCGAGAGGTCTCGTCACTTACCACCCCTGCGGTACTCACCAGCACATGCCACACATTCTCATTGGCTCCATCAAAGCTACAGAATCTGATGCTGACTCCCAGCAAGCCTTGTCCTCCCCACATATTGCTGGGGGTAACCGTTGTCTCCCTCAGCTCCAGCGTCTTGCTGCTGTACACTACCATTTTCACAGGCTTCTCAACATTGGCCTTAAGCAGATCCTTAAGTGTGTCATTGTCCTTATTctaaggaaggaaaaaaaaatattaaaaaaaggtgAATCAACAAGAGCAGCTAAGACCCCAAGGGGGCTATCCATCTAGCCCAGCTCACTATCCCGGGGTAGCCCCCACAGAGATGTGCCGTTTGCAGGTCCACAAGCCTCTAATAAGGGGTTCTCCAACATTCGGCCACTTCTCACAGCCTGGCTGTGGCAGGACAGGGTCGGGGGGTCCACCTGTCCTGGCGATGCAGGTCCAAAAAGTGGGCgccgcatctatcagacattcctgtggatatgccattaCCGTCTATGCCTTTAACCATGCTTACAACACCCGATATGGGTGTGAACCCTGCAACCTCCGTTTCATATTCATAGATGTATCCATGATTTTGGCACATCTCACCTACAACACACCAAACCCATGTCAAAATGTCTGTGTGCGGTGCCAAAGTCGATCATGGCACACATAGTACTTACCAATCTCAGCCCGTTTATAGAAACTATGAAATCAAAGAATGGCTCCAGTCCAGCTCTGTGTCCAGGGGAATTTTCTTGTACCTATTGAGAACAGAAAGCGTCAGGTCATCAGCGCTCCGCGAATGACGTATACGAGAGAAACTATGGTGAGATGTACATTTTAGGGGCATGCTCATCAATGGCAGGAGAGGGGATCAGTCCcactgcataaagtgcaggtcgTAAAGGTGAATTCTTATGGgtgtatttttttgctatattttcCTAATTTCATGCATTCCTTTCATTATTAGAATTTTATAGTTTTCACCAGTTTTATAGTTTTCATCATTCCTaagctacagtatatatatatatatatatatatatatatatatatatatacacatacacacacacacatggtgcCTTCTACTCTACATCCTTAAAAGCACTGGAGTAATTCCATTTAGGAAGCCCCGTGTTGTCTCCTGTATGCCGCTGGAGCAATGTGCGATATTCTTCATACAACATGTATGCAGCCATATAATACAATGTACTACAGGTGTTATAGGTACAGAGACGTATTCTGCATACATACAGTAACTAAAACACAGGGGTAACAGTAAACCTTCTCATACGTCTATACGCTCACTTTTGGGGGGCTCAGGAACTTTACTTTACATCTAGATGGTGGAAATCTTCACAGACCACTAGACCAGTGCACTGCAGTGACAACACCCAACAGGGTAACACAATTTGAGTGGCGGTCATCATTAATACTGGGATATCTCAATACGAGCAAAAAAGGTCAGGAAGGCCACGTGTAAGCAGGCGATTATTTCAGGTGCGGGTGGGAGACCACACAGATGGTTGGCTATATTCCAGCAATGCTACTAGTTGGGGTGTATTACACTGACCAGTATAACTATTAGAACAATAGGTCAAAGTAAAAATCATTATGTTATGGCCGCTACAACGTACAGAAGATGCAGGACACCGGCACTGTCCCACAGTCCAGTCTCCGCACCGACCTGGAAAGGGACACGCTGGCAGCAGAAACTCATTGTTTTTCCTGCATCGACGGAGGTAGAGGATTAACCCCATCATTGATAGAATTCCTTAGTACAATTCCCTAGATCTGGATAGACTAGTTTACCCTCAATATCACACAGCGGCTTTCCAAACACCGACACAAAGCCGACAAGATATCCATTCATTTCTGCAATGGGATCCTGAATCTCATTCTAGTCAATAGGGATCTGGCGGTGATCAGTAGGATCTGGCAATGTCAGATCTGGTGACCaggagatgtgaacgtagccttacctTGAAGGCCTGAGCGACGTTGCTTATTTTTGCAGCAACACACAGCTACTATTGTGGCCGCCTATGAATTCCGGtgcatattttgcacaaaatattccATCTTGTTTTAGATATAtttattaaagaggtattctggtttCAAGAAATGAATGGCCTATCCCCAGGAATAGTACAGATATATTGATCATTTCAGATTGGTGCAGGCGTGACTCCCGGCATTCCTGCCGATCTGAAACCGACGAGAACTCAATCGATTTCATGaaatcggaatacccctttaaatgaatgcaCCACCTGGTTCCTGTGACCTTTCACACGCATAAGGAGACGTGGTTCTCCTTTGTCTATGTGACACATTTGCTACGTTTCTGCGCCATTTTGACAATTATTGCCATCGGCTCATGCTTTGGGAGTCAAGCACACTGGTTTTTTACATGGAGAAGACGTCATTAtcttctggtcacatgatgatattTTGGTCACGTGCCCCTGCGTCAGAGGAACACCACCCGCACCTGACAAGGGACTAGCCTCTCAGAAGAGGTTACTGCTGGTGGGACCTGCCAGGCACATCTAGTGTCAATGTTATGGGAGGAGTACGATGAGAGACAATGAGTCCGCCATACTAATAAGGCAGGTATCCGGAGTTTGATCTGAGTGGATGacccccttttaaaggggttgttcacctttgTGGAGctggtaatcatacttacctgatccccaccgCTGGGTTACGGCTCCCAGTGgcaacatccagtttgacgctGGATTATTTGACGGCCGCAGCATCAACGTGTCACATGACCCAAGGACATAACACATGGGTGACAAGTCACCGCTGCGGCCAGGCGTCAGGTCGGATATTGACGAGGGGAGACCCGGGACCGGCACAGCTTTGGCCACACTGAGGGGTCTGTATAAAAGGTCCCCGGGGTGAACAATCCCCTAAGTACTGGCCACGTTGCCATATAGCGAGCCCAACTGTCTCGCAACCCCCAGAGAGTAATAATAAAGGGAGACCCCGCTGACTAATGGATGATCTCTGCCTAGTTAAGTATCCACAGTCACCAAGCAACAGCCTGGTGACCCGAGGAGATGCCACCCTCTGATGGAACAGACCGCACTGATACTAGCACTGGGGTGCAGGTTATAGGGGGTGACCAGGCTAATGCCTCCCTGTGGAGGTTGTCTATAGTGAGCATTGCTGACGGTTTCCATGTCCCATCTCTCTACATAAATGTCACACCTCCAGACATAAGCCATTGCCTATGGCTACTGATTCACATCCAGTGACTACAATACCCGGTGTGGTGCCAAGAAACCATAGAGAACTACAATCCCAGCCCTGAGACTTGACAGGGATACACAAAGGCCTGAGCGCAGCCCGGCCCCGACACAGCGCTTACATACCCGCAGGACGTGGTAGCCTTCTGTCCCTCCACCAGGGATTTCAACGCTCTGCGCGCCCCCCATGCTGCAGCC from Bufo gargarizans isolate SCDJY-AF-19 chromosome 8, ASM1485885v1, whole genome shotgun sequence encodes the following:
- the GORASP2 gene encoding Golgi reassembly-stacking protein 2 isoform X1, with product MGGAQSVEIPGGGTEGYHVLRVQENSPGHRAGLEPFFDFIVSINGLRLNKDNDTLKDLLKANVEKPVKMVVYSSKTLELRETTVTPSNMWGGQGLLGVSIRFCSFDGANENVWHVLEVEPNSPAALAGLRPHTDYIIGADTVMNESEDLFSLIETHEGKPLKLYVYNTDTDNCREVVITPNSAWGGEGSLGCGIGYGYLHRIPTRPFEEGKKISLPGQSPGAPVSPLKDGFTEVQLSSVNSPPTLPVATTGIEGSLSGLSLNANSPAVTSALNSGLPTVPVLTPQINHTLTTVPLNPAVSLPGLMPLSTGLPTLQNLPNLNIPAPSLIPRPGFPDLTHNVSALPPIGPLPTLNLAGLPPLTVNHQFPTFPLASNPIPSLLDQIPAPSVENGTSTVEDTGSADLPATQKVIVSSTEAAVAESS
- the GORASP2 gene encoding Golgi reassembly-stacking protein 2 isoform X2, with translation MGGAQSVEIPGGGTEGYHVLRVQENSPGHRAGLEPFFDFIVSINGLRLNKDNDTLKDLLKANVEKPVKMVVYSSKTLELRETTVTPSNMWGGQGLLGVSIRFCSFDGANENVWHVLEVEPNSPAALAGLRPHTDYIIGADTVMNESEDLFSLIETHEGKPLKLYVYNTDTDNCREVVITPNSAWGGEGSLGCGIGYGYLHRIPTRPFEEGKKISLPGQSPGAPVQLSSVNSPPTLPVATTGIEGSLSGLSLNANSPAVTSALNSGLPTVPVLTPQINHTLTTVPLNPAVSLPGLMPLSTGLPTLQNLPNLNIPAPSLIPRPGFPDLTHNVSALPPIGPLPTLNLAGLPPLTVNHQFPTFPLASNPIPSLLDQIPAPSVENGTSTVEDTGSADLPATQKVIVSSTEAAVAESS